A stretch of DNA from Nitrososphaerota archaeon:
AGAGGGAAACCATGGACGTTGTTAAGCGGTTCACCGTTCATCATGTAAGCTAGTATTGTTCCTTCCTTCAATGCCCTTTCAAGCGGGATTGCGACGCTGTAGCCGTCTACACTGTAGAAAACCACGTACTTTGCTGATGGCTTGACCTCAACCTTTTCTAAAACCGTGGAGAGGTGCACGCCTTCCCAGAGGGCTGTTCCAATTAAGGGGCCGCCGACCGGGTTGCTGATGCACTCTAATGTGGCGTACTCCTTGATCTGAGGAAGGCTCCTGAACTCTTCGTAGGTGAAGGTGACAGGCTTCTTTACTTCTCCGTTGACAGTCAATTTCCAAGTGGATGAATCAACGCTTGGAGGAATTAGATCGATGTCGGTGCGGTAGAATTCGCTGGTCGGCGTCACCTCCTTTGCATATAGCTCCTGCAAACTAGCTTCTGTAGCTTGTCGCTCAGTTAGAATAGGAAGAAGAAACCGGTCGATACCGTAGATCAAGATTGCGAGACCGATAGCTGCAGGTGCTACGCGGCGGATGAATATTCGTCTCGCTCTACCCCTACCTTTCCGCTCCTGCTGCTCCATAACAACTTGCTCTTCCTCCTCTTTCTTCCCCCGTGCTTCTACAGGTAGCTTCGTATAGGTCGCTCCAACAGTGGCGCCGTAAGTTAGATGAGCTATTAGGAGAAGAATCAGGCTCTCTGCTAGAGAAGTTTTGAAGTACACTCCGTCGAGAACGTAGGCTGCGCCGACGTGGATCAGCCAAAGCGGCAGTGAGAATACGAGACCATTGACTACATTTCCTGTAGAGAGGGAGTGTATGCGGCGCCTTATGAGGAGGGTGTTGTAGAGCCCGTATAGCGCAGCGGTTGCAACCGCTAATCCCAGAACCATCAGGTACTTTGCGAATGCTCCGAGTAATAACACCGCTTGGCTTTCAACTTGTCCTGGCACAGTTGCGAAAATTTTTCCAGCCGCGATTTCGGGTAGAAACGGGCCGTTCAAAACTACTCTAAAAACGAAGGAGACGGTGAGCAGGACTGCTCCGCCGATAAATCCATTGATGAAACTGCTTCGGCTGGAGACCTGCATCTAAAGGTCTTAGATGAAACGATCAGTAATATACTGAGCGGTATCTCGACTTAACTGCTGGTTACTTGGCCAGTTAATCTTCTGAGTCGTGTGTTTCAGCGTCAGTTTCTTGGGAGCCGTTATTGCCTTCGACCCAGCTAAATTTGGTTTGAAGTGTTTTCGGGTAGATTTGCCGCCAGTCAATGTCTACTGAGTCGGACCAGTCTTTGTAGACTCTTGGGTCGATGTAGTTGCGTAGCGATGTGTTGAGGTTATAGTCTTTTGTTTCTCTGTAAAGCTTGACCGCTAACTCTGCTCTTAGAATCTGCTCTTTATGCTGCTGCTTGGCGTTTTCTGTCTTCGGAACCTTGGCGCGGATCTGCTTCAACCGGTCCTCCTTCTTTACCAGTGACTGCTCCCAAGTCTTCGGAGGGGTTCGCTTGTGGTTGCAGGTGATGGCGGTCTGAAGGTTGGCTCGTCTCGCGTAGTACAGTTTTACGTGATCGGGCGCGTCCTTTTCGATGGGTTGCTGTTTGAGATAGTCACGGGTCACGTTGGTTGCGTGGAATGTTCTGAATACTTTAGCCGTCACTCCTTCCGCAGCGTTTCCTAGGAATCGGTTTACATGGGTTGATCTGATGCCGTCGAAGATTGGTTCACTGCTCTTCTTTCCCTTCATGAACTTCTCAAGATTGTTTCTGAAGAGATGGCTACCCTCATCCTTGGTTGAGATGCTTTTTGACCAAGGAACGCTGTCTTTGCCGAGAAAATCGAACTGGATAGAGTCATGTGTGATTTTGACATGCTCTACTCGTAAGGTTGAGGCGCCGACTGTATCGGCTTCATCCTCATCCTTTTCATCACCAACTCTCATGCAGAGATTATCAATTAGGTAGCAGACCGAGGCGATCTTCCTGATCTTCTCATCTTTAGAGGCCATGCCTTTACTGATGTGTTTCCTAACCTTGTCAAGCTTAGTCTGAAGCTTCATTGCCTTATCGTACTTCATTTGGTCTCGCTGCTGCCTGATAGTGGAGCTATCGTGAAGCCAAACGTACTTCACCTTCTTCGTCAACTTGTCAAGCCAGCAGGCTAGCCACATAGAGTTACTGTCATGAACAATTTTGCCCCATTTACCTGGCGGGATAGGCGCGTCTTTGTCGAGGTTCAGCGTAACCTCTTCCGAGTGGACACGAGGCTTCCACTGTCCTCGTATCGGGTGTTTTCCACGCCCCATGAAGATCCCCGGAGGCTCAACCAAGTAGTTGGCGACCTCGACGCGGTGACCATCAATCTCCGCGTAACCAAACTTCTCCTTCAGAGCTAACCTGCGCTCCTTCCTTTCAGCTGCCAGCTTCTTCTTAACCTCAGGCTGGGTTCTCCACTCCTTATCCTTAGCCTGAAACTGGACAAAGTCCGAGAAGTCGATTTCGCTAATAGATACGTTACGGTACTCGTACGGCAGAACTTTCTGGAAACAGGCCGTAAAGTTCTTGGCAAAAACCTCGTCTTCAACGTAAGGTGTTCCAATCTTCTTAGCCCACGCCCAAGCCATCTCCTCCTGAATCGGAGTCAGAATGGTCTTTCTTCCCCTGATTTTGATGGTTAGGCCTTGAGGCTGATACTCCTCGGGGAAGAGGACTCCGTTATGCCGCAGCGTCTTCCACTTCGGCTTTCCTTTACTTTTCTGAGATTCTTCCGCTTTAGATGTATCCTTATCGTCTGTTTGTGTCTTCAAAAGTCTTCACCTACGTCTATAAGCAGCCATGCTTGCCTGAGGCGTCCAGATAAATGGGATTTATTTTTGTCTTTAGTTGATTGACTCTTCTCTAGATGAAAAGCGTTACGTCTGCATCTATAGCCATGTCCAGATATGTGGAGGCTCCGATTATATCGTCTACTTCTGGGACGAGGTCTTCCTTCTTCATGTTCATCAGACCCATAGTGGGGCTGCAGGCGTGTATCTTTACTCCTGCTTCCTTAGCCTGCTTCATCATTTCTTTGATTGTTGGCCAGTACTTCTTGATACGTTTCTTCATCATCGAAGTAGCCATGTCGGTCATCCCGGGGATTACTCCTAGGATGTTAGG
This window harbors:
- a CDS encoding molybdopterin-dependent oxidoreductase, with the translated sequence MQVSSRSSFINGFIGGAVLLTVSFVFRVVLNGPFLPEIAAGKIFATVPGQVESQAVLLLGAFAKYLMVLGLAVATAALYGLYNTLLIRRRIHSLSTGNVVNGLVFSLPLWLIHVGAAYVLDGVYFKTSLAESLILLLIAHLTYGATVGATYTKLPVEARGKKEEEEQVVMEQQERKGRGRARRIFIRRVAPAAIGLAILIYGIDRFLLPILTERQATEASLQELYAKEVTPTSEFYRTDIDLIPPSVDSSTWKLTVNGEVKKPVTFTYEEFRSLPQIKEYATLECISNPVGGPLIGTALWEGVHLSTVLEKVEVKPSAKYVVFYSVDGYSVAIPLERALKEGTILAYMMNGEPLNNVHGFPLRAVVPGIYGMMNAKWIQRIELVANEYLGYWQSRGWSNTAEIETTSVIRVLPPNVTLNETTPIAGIAFAGDRGVSRVEVSVDDGKTWSDAMRKDPLSKYTWILWAKEWIPSEEGLHTVTVRATDGNGQIQTAQLRGTFPDGATGYHAVDVLVKSTAEK
- a CDS encoding DNA topoisomerase I; the protein is MKTQTDDKDTSKAEESQKSKGKPKWKTLRHNGVLFPEEYQPQGLTIKIRGRKTILTPIQEEMAWAWAKKIGTPYVEDEVFAKNFTACFQKVLPYEYRNVSISEIDFSDFVQFQAKDKEWRTQPEVKKKLAAERKERRLALKEKFGYAEIDGHRVEVANYLVEPPGIFMGRGKHPIRGQWKPRVHSEEVTLNLDKDAPIPPGKWGKIVHDSNSMWLACWLDKLTKKVKYVWLHDSSTIRQQRDQMKYDKAMKLQTKLDKVRKHISKGMASKDEKIRKIASVCYLIDNLCMRVGDEKDEDEADTVGASTLRVEHVKITHDSIQFDFLGKDSVPWSKSISTKDEGSHLFRNNLEKFMKGKKSSEPIFDGIRSTHVNRFLGNAAEGVTAKVFRTFHATNVTRDYLKQQPIEKDAPDHVKLYYARRANLQTAITCNHKRTPPKTWEQSLVKKEDRLKQIRAKVPKTENAKQQHKEQILRAELAVKLYRETKDYNLNTSLRNYIDPRVYKDWSDSVDIDWRQIYPKTLQTKFSWVEGNNGSQETDAETHDSED